The DNA segment GACCTATTTAGGTGGTGTGAAAATCATGAGGCAGTTAGACCACATTGCTTTTAAGCAAGAAAGAGCCCAGCAAATTTACCGGGAACAGCTTAATAAGAAGAAAATGGTGCAAAAAGAAAAACGGGACGTCATCTTATTTGTTATTTGCATTGGTTTGGGAAGCGTGGCTTTAGCCGTGTATGAAGTTTTATTCCATTAAAAAGCCCCTGCCTACAAAAATAGACAAGGGCTCAAACCAGTTATCCTACAATTTCCTGAACTCTATTCATAACCGCCGTTTGAATGGAAGACAATTTCATCTGGCTATCCTCTAATGACTCGCCTTTGACCGCAAAGTAGAACTTTGCCTTCGGCTCCGTGCCTGAAGGACGTAAGCAGAACCAAGATCCATCTGCTAAGTGGTACTTCAACACGTTCGAACGAGGGAGGTCAATCTGGCTTTCAGCGCCATCAGCCACTCGGATAGAAGTCGCATAATCCTCAATTGCCGCCACTTCAATTCCAGCCACTTCACTCATTTTTTTCGCTCTAAATGTCTCCATTAAGCTAGCAATCTGTTCAGCCCCATTTTTTCCTTTTAACGTAATGGACTGAAGCGATTCCTGATAGAAACCATATTTTTCAAAAATCGCCAGCAAGCCTTCGAACATGGTCATGCCTTTAGATTTATAATAAGCCGCTACCTCTGCTGCAAAAATGGCTGATTGAACGGCATCCTTATCACGCACGAAATCGCCGATCAAATAGCCATAGCTTTCTTCGTAACCGAATAGGAAGGTATGCTCGCCGGTTTGCTCAAATTCATTGATTTTTTCACCGATGAATTTAAAGCCAGTCAGTGTATCCATCGCTTGAATACCGTAGTGCTCGGCAATCGCACGACCGATTTCAGAAGTAACGATCGTTTTAATCACGACGCCATTTGCAGGCAATGTTCCTTGGGCTTGTTTTTGCGATAACAAATACTCAAGCATAAGGGCGCCCAACTGGTTACCGGTTAGAACCGTATATTCACCGGCGCTATTTTTCACAGCCACGCCTAAACGGTCTGCATCCGGATCTGTTGCCATCAATACGTCCGCACCGATTTCGTCGCCTACTTTAATCGCTAATTCAAAGGCCGCATGCTCCTCTGGATTGGGCGATTTCACTGTTGAGAAGTTGGCATCAGGAAGTTCTTGTTCCGCCACAACCGTTACGGTTTCAAAACCGAATGCCTTCAGACCGGCACGAACGGGCTTGTTCCCCGTACCGTGTAATGGAGTGAAAACAACTTTCAATTCATTTGCCACGCTAGCCACCATTTCAGGGTTTAGCTGAAGTGTTTTTAACTGCTCGACATATGCATTGTCAATTTCTTCACCCACATATGTTAGTAATCCGCTTGCAAGCAATTCTTGCTCCTCGGCCACTTCTACAGCTAACTCGTTTTCAACCAGGTTGACATAGCGGATAATCGTATCGGCTGCTTCAGGAGGAAGCTGCCCGCCGTCTTCGCCGTACACTTTAAAGCCGTTATATTCCGGTGGGTTATGGCTCGCTGTAATGACAGCGCCGGAAAACGCATGTAAGTAACGAACAGCATAGGAAAGGACTGGTGTTGGACGAAGCGCATCAAATACATATGCCTTCACGCCGTGCTTTCCAACCGTTTTGGCTACTTCTAACGCAAATTCAGGAGACTTATGACGAGAATCGTAGGCAATGACGATCCCACGATTCATGGCTTCTTCGCCCTGTTCCACGATATATTGAGCAAGACCTTCTGCAGCTCTGCGGATCGTGTAGGTATTTAAACGGTTAGTTCCAGGTCCAAGCTCACCGCGCATCCCGCCTGTACCGAATTCAAGGTGTTTATAAAAGCTATCCTCTAACAGACCTGCGTTATCCTTAATTTCTACTAACTTGTCATTTTGATCTTTTTCTAATGCTGAAAAAGAGAACCATTTATCTGCATGTTGTGTCCAATTCAAAAGCCATCTCTCCTTCTTTTATTCCTCTTTTTAGAATAAACCCTGTCCGGAATTTGGACAAGGTGTATTTGCTCACATGACAAGAATGTATAAAATTCGACTTCGAGAATTGTCTAGCTCCAGCGCCTAGCCAGTTTTCATCCTGAATAATCTACCTTGAGTATCTTGTAACAATCATGGCTTGATAAAGCGATGATTGTTACAGCTCGGGTCAAATAACCTTCAGCAAGTAAAGTCAAAGTGCGACTTTTCTTGCCGAAGAACATTTGCCTGTCGGGGCTGACCAAGGCGCTTCCCCTTTTCTGTTTTATCCAATATTATGAAATTTTGCGGTTGAATCTCTCACTAGCAATTTTGTCGGAAGGAGGATCTCCTGGATTGGGTCCTCTTTATGATGGATTCGCCACCAAAGCTGCTCCACCGCTTTTTTACCAAAGTACTTTAAATCAATGTCCATGGTCGTAATTTTCGGCGTGGCAATTTGTGAAAGCTGACCGTTATCAAAGTTACAAACCGACACATCCTCAGGAACCTTGTAGCCTTTTTGCTGTAATAAGGAAGTAATCAAGAAACCATGGCCATCGTTCACGCAGAACCAGGCACTAGGCTTCGTATCCAGTGCTTCAAAATACTGATTTAACTCCCCTAAATCTTCCTGCGCTTTTGTAAAAATGAACTCATGCTTCGGCTCCAACCCGTATTGTCTAAGCGCGAGAAAATACCCATCTAATCGTTCTTGATAGCTCGGTGAAAAAGTCACATCACCGATAAAGCCGATCTCTTGATGGCCCAGTTGGATTAAATGTTCAACTGCCGAGTACGCACCGAACCGATTGTTGGTTAAAATCGCATCCGCCTGCAAACTTGGTTCATGATGGTCAATAAGAACCGTTGGAATGCCGGTATCAATTACTTTTGCAATATAATCTGTACTAATATGAGATAAAATCAGGATGCCGTCGATTTGATGGTTAGAGAGCAGGCTAGGTAAAATTAACTTCTCTTTTGATTCACTATTAATCGATTCAATGAACAAATTCATGCCACGGTCTCTGACTTCTTTTTCCACACTTAAGTAAATTTCTCCAAAGAAGCTGACAAGTGAAAAAGCAAAATCAGAAGCAATCAATGCGATGTTTTTTGGTGCAGTGGTGTGTTCAGGTTGCTTCAGCTTACGGCTGCCTGCATATTGATACCCTAATTCATCGGCTACCTTTTGAACCAACTGTCTTGTTTCCTCACTAACCCCTGGTTTCCCCGAAAGAGCTTGAGACACCGAGTTCTTCGATATGTTTAGCCGATCAGCTATATCTTGCATCGATACCTTTCTTTCCATATAACATTCTCCCTTTATAT comes from the Neobacillus sp. PS2-9 genome and includes:
- a CDS encoding phospho-sugar mutase, translated to MNWTQHADKWFSFSALEKDQNDKLVEIKDNAGLLEDSFYKHLEFGTGGMRGELGPGTNRLNTYTIRRAAEGLAQYIVEQGEEAMNRGIVIAYDSRHKSPEFALEVAKTVGKHGVKAYVFDALRPTPVLSYAVRYLHAFSGAVITASHNPPEYNGFKVYGEDGGQLPPEAADTIIRYVNLVENELAVEVAEEQELLASGLLTYVGEEIDNAYVEQLKTLQLNPEMVASVANELKVVFTPLHGTGNKPVRAGLKAFGFETVTVVAEQELPDANFSTVKSPNPEEHAAFELAIKVGDEIGADVLMATDPDADRLGVAVKNSAGEYTVLTGNQLGALMLEYLLSQKQAQGTLPANGVVIKTIVTSEIGRAIAEHYGIQAMDTLTGFKFIGEKINEFEQTGEHTFLFGYEESYGYLIGDFVRDKDAVQSAIFAAEVAAYYKSKGMTMFEGLLAIFEKYGFYQESLQSITLKGKNGAEQIASLMETFRAKKMSEVAGIEVAAIEDYATSIRVADGAESQIDLPRSNVLKYHLADGSWFCLRPSGTEPKAKFYFAVKGESLEDSQMKLSSIQTAVMNRVQEIVG
- a CDS encoding LacI family DNA-binding transcriptional regulator; its protein translation is MERKVSMQDIADRLNISKNSVSQALSGKPGVSEETRQLVQKVADELGYQYAGSRKLKQPEHTTAPKNIALIASDFAFSLVSFFGEIYLSVEKEVRDRGMNLFIESINSESKEKLILPSLLSNHQIDGILILSHISTDYIAKVIDTGIPTVLIDHHEPSLQADAILTNNRFGAYSAVEHLIQLGHQEIGFIGDVTFSPSYQERLDGYFLALRQYGLEPKHEFIFTKAQEDLGELNQYFEALDTKPSAWFCVNDGHGFLITSLLQQKGYKVPEDVSVCNFDNGQLSQIATPKITTMDIDLKYFGKKAVEQLWWRIHHKEDPIQEILLPTKLLVRDSTAKFHNIG